One part of the Solanum dulcamara chromosome 8, daSolDulc1.2, whole genome shotgun sequence genome encodes these proteins:
- the LOC129900542 gene encoding protein LIFEGUARD 2-like, with amino-acid sequence MWQQTWNTPYRKDDVEAGARPLYPSMVENPHLRWAFIRKVYSILTLQLLLTIAVASVVVTVHPIAHFFVSSGAGLALYIVLIITPFITLCPLYYYHQKHPVNFLLLGLFTVTLAFAVGLTCAFTSGKLILESVILTTAVVVSLTLYTFWAAKRGHDFNFLGPFLFASLIVLVLFAFIQLLFPLGRLSVMIYGCLASILFCGYIIYDTDNLIKRYTYDEYIWAAVGLYLDVINLFLSILTIFRASDS; translated from the exons ATGTGGCAGCAGACGTGGAATACGCCTTACCGGAAAGATGACGTGGAAGCCGGAGCAAGGCCGTTGTATCCATCGATGGTGGAGAATCCACATCTCCGTTGGGCTTTTATTCGGAAAGTTTACTCAATTTTGACTCTTCAATTGCTTCTCACAATTGCTGTTGCCTCTGTGGTCGTTACGGTTCATCCAATTGCACATTTTTTTGTGTCAAGTGGGGCAGGATTAGCCCTGTATATTGTTCTTATCATCACTCCTTTCATTA CATTGTGCCCGCTGTATTACTATCACCAGAAACATCCGGTCAATTTCTTGCTTCTTGGGTTGTTTACAGTTACTCTGGCTTTCGCTGTGGGATTGACTTGTGCCTTCACCAGTG GCAAATTAATATTGGAGTCCGTCATATTAACCACAGCAGTTGTGGTCAGTTTGACACTCTACACATTTTGGGCAGCAAAGAGAGGCCATGATTTCAATTTTCTTGGACCATTCTTATTTGCTTCCCTTATAGTTCTCGTGTTATTTGCCTTCATCCAG CTATTGTTTCCTCTGGGTAGGCTCTCTGTGATGATCTATGGTTGTTTGGCGTCCATTTTGTTCTGCGGATACATAATCTATGATACGGACAATTTAATCAAGCGATACACTTACGACGAATACATCTGGGCAGCAGTTGGCCTGTATCTCGACGTTATCAATCTCTTCCTATCTATATTGACTATTTTCAGAGCTTCTGATAGTTGA
- the LOC129901628 gene encoding sulfate transporter 3.1-like, translating into MGNADNYGYPSMMNNNGENRGGIGIHRVEIPPAQPFFKSLKNTLKETLFPDDPLKQFKNQTPFKKFILGVQYFFPIFEWGSRYNFGFFKSDLIAGITIASLAIPQGISYAKLGNLPPILGLYSSFIPPLVYALMGSSRDLAVGTVAVGSLLMASMLGAEVNPTENPTLYLHLAFTATFFTGLFELALGFFRLGFIVDFLSHATIVGFMGGAATVVILQQLKGILGLEHFTHATDVVSVLRSVFSQTHQWRWESAVLGLCFLFYLMLAKFLSQKRPKLFWVSAMAPLTSVILGTILVYITHAEKHGVAVIGELKKGINPLSIMDLSFGSKYMTTAIKTGIITGVIALAEGIAVGRSFAMFKNYHIDGNKEMIAFGMMNIVGSCTSCYLTTGPFSRSAVNFNAGCKTAVSNIIMALAVMVTLLLLTPLFHFTPLVVLSSIIIAAMLGLIDYNAAIHLWHVDKFDFLVCMSAYIGVVFGSIEIGLVMAVGLSVLRVLLSVARPRTLVLGNIPNSMIYRNVEQYPNTNNVPGVLILDIGASIYFTNSSYLRERISRWIDDEEDKLKSSGETTLQYVILDMGAVGNIDTSGISMFEEVKKNLDRRDLKLVLANPGAEVMKKLNKSKFIETLGQEWMFLAVGEAVEACNFMLHSCKPKSSEDGSSQKWSNNA; encoded by the exons atgggtAACGCAGATAATTATGGGTACCCATCAATGATGAATAATAATGGAGAAAACAGAGGGGGCATAGGCATACACAGAGTTGAAATTCCTCCAGCACAGCCTTTTTTTAAGTCATTGAAAAATACATTGAAGGAAACTTTATTTCCAGATGATCCACTTAAGCAATTCAAGAACCAAACaccttttaaaaaattcatacttggGGTTCAATATTTTTTCCCAATTTTCGAATGGGGTTCAAGATACAATTTTGGCTTCTTCAAATCAGATCTTATTGCTGGAATTACTATAGCTAGCCTTGCTATTCCTCAAGGAATAAGTTATGCTAAGCTAGGGAACTTGCCACCTATACTTGGCTTAT ATTCGAGCTTTATTCCGCCATTAGTGTACGCATTAATGGGAAGTTCAAGAGATTTAGCAGTAGGAACAGTTGCTGTTGGATCTCTTCTCATGGCTTCTATGTTGGGAGCCGAAGTTAATCCCACTGAAAATCCAACTCTTTATCTTCATCTTGCTTTCACTGCCACATTCTTCACTGGTTTATTCGAATTAGCTCTCGGATTTTTCAG GCTGGGATTTATAGTGGATTTTTTATCGCATGCAACAATAGTGGGATTCATGGGAGGAGCAGCTACAGTGGTGATACTCCAGCAGTTAAAAGGAATACTTGGTCTTGAACATTTCACTCATGCCACTGATGTTGTCTCTGTCTTACGTTCCGTCTTTTCCCAAACTCACCAG TGGCGATGGGAAAGTGCGGTGCTGGGATTATGTTTCCTTTTCTACTTGATGCTCGCCAAATTTTTG AGCCAGAAGAGACCGAAGCTGTTCTGGGTATCGGCAATGGCGCCGTTAACGTCCGTTATATTGGGAACTATTCTTGTTTATATAACGCACGCTGAAAAACACGGTGTTGCTGTG ATTGGAGAGCTGAAGAAAGGGATAAATCCTCTATCAATAATGGATCTGTCATTTGGATCGAAATATATGACAACGGCTATCAAAACTGGCATAATCACGGGTGTCATCGCTCTTGCT GAAGGAATAGCAGTAGGAAGAAGTTTTGCAATGTTTAAGAATTATCATATAGATGGTAACAAAGAGATGATTGCTTTTGGGATGATGAACATTGTTGGCTCCTGCACCTCTTGCTACCTCACTACTG GGCCATTCTCGCGATCTGCAGTGAACTTCAACGCAGGATGCAAAACAGCAgtatcaaacatcatcatggCGTTGGCTGTGATGGTGACATTGTTGCTGCTAACTCCATTGTTCCACTTCACTCCCCTCGTCGTGTTGTCGTCCATTATTATCGCTGCCATGCTCGGACTCATCGACTATAACGCTGCCATTCATCTCTGGCATGTCGACAAATTCGACTTCTTGGTTTGCATGAGTGCATACATTGGCGTTGTCTTTGGCAGCATTGAAATTGGCTTAGTCATGGCT GTTGGTTTATCAGTGCTAAGGGTATTACTTTCTGTAGCAAGGCCAAGGACTTTAGTACTTGGTAATATCCCCAATTCTATGATCTACAGAAATGTGGAGCAATATCCAAATACAAACAACGTTCCGGGCGTTCTCATACTTGACATTGGAGCTTCTATTTACTTCACTAACTCAAGCTATTTAAGAGAGAG GATCTCAAGGTGGATTGACGATGAGGAAGACAAGTTGAAATCTTCAGGAGAAACTACTTTGCAGTATGTTATACTTGATATGGGAG CTGTAGGTAACATTGATACAAGCGGAATTAGCATGTTTGAAGAGGTCAAGAAAAATCTTGATAGAAGAGATCTCAAG CTCGTTTTGGCGAATCCAGGAGCAGAGGTGATGAAGAAGTTGAACAAGTCCAAATTTATAGAGACATTAGGACAAGAATGGATGTTCCTAGCAGTAGGGGAAGCAGTGGAAGCATGCAACTTCATGCTTCACTCCTGCAAACCAAAATCTTCAGAAGATGGTTCATCTCAAAAATGGAGCAACAACGCTTGA
- the LOC129901630 gene encoding protein ANTAGONIST OF LIKE HETEROCHROMATIN PROTEIN 1, translating to MFCRLIRSFPCNNYCKHNRWMAPLKKSKKTKKDSKKLKKIKSKNKKNKSINIVPVENKGTECDWWDSFWHKNSLTPGSGVPSDEEEGFKYFFRVSKKTFDYICSLVREDLISRPPSGLINIEGRLLSVEKQVAIALRRLASGESQVSVGASFGVGQSTVSQVTWRFIEALEERAKHHLKWPEPSKMEIIKSEFERSFGLPNCCGAIDATHIIMTLPAIQTSDDWCDQENNYSMLLQGIVDSEMRFLDIVTGWPGGMTTSRLFKCSGFYKLCESGDRLNGNVKVVSEGAEVREYILGGFGYPLLPWLITPYEGDELSDPMLDFNAVHETASSVAVKAFSQLKGGWRILNKVMWRPDKQKLPSIILVCCLLHNIIIDCGDKLHPDVAVSGHHDPGYEGQSCKQIESVGRLMRGRLTKHLQVTKTEGSM from the exons ATGTTCTGTCGTTTGATTCGAAGCTTTCCCTGTAACAACTACTGTAAACACAATCGGTGGATGGCTCCACTAAAGAAATCCAAGAAGACTAAGAAAGATTCAAAGAAGCTGAAGAAAATCAAAagcaaaaacaagaaaaataaatccATCAACATTGTTCCTGTTGAGAACAAAGGAACTGAATGCGATTGGTGGGATAGTTTCTGGCACAAGAATTCACTAACCCCAG GTTCTGGTGTACCTAGTGATGAAGAGGAAGGTTTCAAGTATTTTTTCCGTGTTTCCAAGAAGACTTTTGATTACATATGTTCACTTGTAAGGGAGGACCTTATCTCAAGACCTCCTTCAGGTCTGATAAACATTGAGGGAAGGCTTCTTAGTGTTGAGAAGCAAGTTGCGATTGCATTGAGAAGATTGGCTTCGGGTGAATCCCAAGTTTCAGTTGGGGCATCATTTGGTGTTGGGCAGTCCACTGTGTCTCAGGTTACCTGGAGATTCATTGAGGCATTGGAAGAACGTGCAAAGCACCATCTTAAGTGGCCAGAACCTAGTAAGATGGAGATAATCAAGTCCGAGTTTGAACGATCATTTGGCTTGCCTAACTGTTGTGGAGCAATTGATGCAACTCACATCATAATGACCCTTCCTGCTATTCAAACCTCAGATGATTGGTGTGATCAGGAAAACAATTACAGCATGCTTTTGCAAGGTATCGTGGACAGCGAGATGCGTTTTTTAGATATTGTGACAGGATGGCCTGGGGGCATGACCACTTCCAGGCTGTTCAAGTGCTCTGGATTTTACAAACTCTGTGAAAGTGGTGATCGTTTAAATGGAAATGTCAAAGTTGTGTCTGAAGGAGCAGAAGTTAGAGAGTACATTCTAGGAGGATTTGGTTACCCTCTTCTTCCATGGCTTATTACACCTTATGAAGGTGATGAGCTCTCGGATCCCATGCTAGATTTCAATGCGGTGCATGAGACTGCAAGTTCAGTTGCAGTAAAAGCGTTCTCGCAAttgaagggaggttggagaatCCTTAATAAGGTTATGTGGAGACCTGATAAACAGAAGCTCCCTAGTATCATCCTCGTGTGTTGTTTACTTCATAATATTATCATTGATTGTGGAGACAAATTACATCCTGACGTTGCCGTATCTGGTCATCATGACCCAGGATATGAGGGACAGAGCTGCAAGCAGATCGAATCAGTGGGGAGATTAATGAGGGGCAGATTAACTAAACACTTACAGGTTACCAAAACAGAAGGGTCGATGTAG
- the LOC129901631 gene encoding uncharacterized protein LOC129901631, whose protein sequence is MEIKTDGSDGSLVLIKQGAEARVFESTFVGSRRCIIKERFSKKYRHPTLDSKLTLKRLNAEARCMTKARRLGVVTPVLYAVDTVMHTLTFEYVEGPSVKDILLGFGLVGVDEERMADITTQIGNAIGKLHDGGLVHGDLTTSNMLLRSSANQLVLIDFGLSFTSTLPEDKAVDLYVLERALLSMHSSCGNVMDQILAAYRKSSKQWSSTFNKLAEVRQRGRKRTMVG, encoded by the exons ATGGAAATCAAGACAGATGGAAGTGATGGATCGTTGGTTTTAATCAAGCAAGGAGCTGAGGCT AGGGTATTTGAGTCAACATTTGTGGGTAGTAGGAGGTGTATTATCAAGGAACGGTTCTCAAAGAAATACAGGCATCCTACTTTGGACTCAAAGCTCACTCTTAAACGGTTGAATGCG GAGGCAAGGTGCATGACAAAAGCTAGACGGCTTGGTGTTGTTACTCCAGTGTTGTATGCTGTTGACACTGTTATGCATACTCTCACCTTTGAATATGTTGAAGGTCCTTCTGTAAAAGATATATTGCTTGGCTTTGGACTAGTTGGCGTTGATGAAGAGCGGATGGCTGATATTACAACACAGATTGGTAATGCTATTGGAAAACTACACGATGGTGGCCTAGTCCATGGCGATTTGACAACATCAAACATGTTACTGAGGAGTTCTGCCAATCAGCTG GTGCTGATTGACTTTGGTCTAAGCTTTACTTCAACACTTCCAGAAGATAAAGCAGTTGATTTATATGTACTAGAACGTGCTTTACTCTCTATGCACTCTTCTTGTGGAAATGTG ATGGATCAGATACTTGCTGCATACAGGAAGTCCTCAAAGCAGTGGTCATCAACCTTTAACAAGCTAGCCGAAG TGAGGCAAAGAGGAAGAAAGCGCACAATGGTTGGTTGA